atgacattattattattattattattgttattattattattattattattattattattattattattattagcaaacgaTTAATTGAACTCATAAGAAAATATTCAGCTGGAATCAGTATTTCAAAGTTATGATCAGAATTTGGTCCAAATATCCTTGGACTTGTTAAAATGTAAAAGGGTGGTCTTAGTGTTCAAAAATAGTTATTCAACGATCCAACTACAATAGGATGACCCTGGCACTAGATATGGAAAAGGTTTTTTtagtagaaaatttatatatatatatatatatatatatatatatatatatatatatatatatatatatatatatatatatatgtatatatatatatatatatatatatatttgtatatatatatatatatatatatatatatatatatatatatatatatatatttgtgtatatatatatatatatatatatatatagtgatacattaacgtggtaaaaggatttgcgtatcttcatgatcagcagagctgcactagtcagggctaccataatgggttggtttgctatgagcgatcacacTAAGGTCCACCCtgatcaccaatcctcactggccagcgtggtgatggaaactggccaaaccccaaaaatGAATAGGaccatgtctgagatctttgtcctacagcagctagaaacagatgcatttgttgttttggggtcgacacacacaaacttatatatatatatatatatatatatatatatatatatatatatatatatatatatatatatgtatatatatatatatatatatatatatatatatatatatatatatttatatatatatatatatatatatatatatatatatatatatatatatatactgtatatatatatatatatatatatatatatatatatatatatacatatgtgtttgtgagaATAAGGATATCAACTTCATTATCAATCGTCAAACCTTTAAATAAACTGTATTCAAATCACGTAATCAGTTTGGAGAGATTCTGATACAGTACAATATCTAATAGTTCCAATGAAAgggatttaatttttctttattaccaATCTACATTAAACTCTGTAGAAACTTtgtctaaataaagaaaaatactactGAACACAGAGACAGAATTAATTTCCAAAGTGCATTGTCTTAGAAAAGGTAACTTGTTCGAGTAAGGCATAGAAACAAACttaattttttagatatatatattttcatatttgttattttttctttgtatttacatTAACTTTTAAAGtataaataacatattattattgtgaaacaaaaaaaaaagaaaaatatcagaatAACAGGCTAAGTTGGTCTTTTTATGTGTAGCCTACTTGGGGTGCAGGCTGCATATAGCTAACATTTTAGGTCAACGTATCGTCTTAAACGTAACCTACTTGTTGCAGGCTCCTGGATGTTAACATTTATGGTCAGTAGGATCTACTTAAGCATAGCCTACTTGAGGTGCAGGCTGCTGGTATCCCTGGGCAGGTTGCTGATAGTAGGCCTCTCCCTCGTATGATACTTCGGCCACGTATCCAGAGTCCCCGTTGACGTAGTAGGTCACCTTCTGCAGACGACCGTCGGGAAGCTGCACGTAATACGTGCCCTTTGTGTCGTAGCCATTTCTGGTCtcctggtggccgaagtcgttCTTGGAATAGTCGTCCTTcacggcgtagttgaagtcgtactGAGCAGGGCCCTGGTGTTGTTAAAGTTAGCGAAATTACTAGTTATAATTTGCATAAAAATGGTCAAAAGACAAATTATCATTAAACTATATCAAACTTCACAATATCCAGTTGGATCATTTACCTCAGCTGGAGCGTGATAAGATGGAGCCGGAGCATGGTAGGATGGAGCTAAATCCCCGAAGACGCTCACAATGGCAGCAGCCAAAACGAACACCTATGAAATAGTTTTTTTAAGAGACATGAACAAAATATGAGATTTGCAATTAGATGAACAATATTTATCATGATTTTAAATTTCTTTGAATCCATTCCATTCCACATTTAAACCAATTATTTATCAttggtattttttctatatatcaatcaaattgttaTTCTAATTAGAGAAGGAAACTTACAATTGAATGAATAATTTCTTGCATGATTTTGAATTTCTTTGAATTAAATACATTTCTTAAAAAGTAACAAATTATCTATCAATGAAATGGCCTTCaatatatcaaattaattatatgattaaatGGAAATTACAATTAACAATCACCTTTAGAGCCATGTTGTTCTGAAGACAGGTATTAGCTGAATATCTGCAAAACGAAATGTTTCAGGTTTATATAGGCCCTGTGAAGTTCACTTAAGCTCCGCCCACTCAAAGTTGCTTTTCACTCTAATGAGTGAAAGGTTAGGTTGGCTGTGACGTCATTTCGAACGGATTGTCGAAGTGAGGTAATTTAGGGCGATGTCAAGATcaaggttagtttttttttttagtattagcaGTGTGTATGTATCAAGAAGATATTCTAATTAACATGCATCTACTTACCACATTTGTCAATGATAATTCATTTTATCATGATACCatgatattttacacacacatatgcatgtatatatatatatatatatatatatatatatatatatatatatatatatatatatatatatacatacatacatatatatgtatatacatatatatatatatatatatatatatatatacatgtatatatatatgtatatatatatacatatatatatacacatacatatacatatatatgtatatatatatatatatatatatatatatatatatatatatatatatatatatatataaatatgtatatgtatataaatatatatatatatatatatatatatatatatatatatatatatatatatatatatatatatacacacacacacacatacatatatatatatatatatatatatatatatatatatatatatatatatatatatatatatgcatacaaattttCACTGTGCATGATTATCATCGAAATAGCACATTcacataacaaaaaaaatatgCTTTGACCTTTCGAAGACAATTAGAATGTAAATATTCATAAATTTCACACCAAGGTAGCCTACAATAAGTTTTGCATCACAATAGAAAAACCTTCAAAGTCTAAATGAAAACAAAGATaatggttcattattattattattattattattattattattattattattatttttattattattactattagtagcagtagtagtagtagtagtagtagcagtagtagcagtagtatcagtagtagtaatagttgtagtagccaagctacatccctagtaggaaaaacaggatgctttaatcccaacggctccaacaggaaaagtagccactcggggaaaggaaataaggatatgaataaactgtatgtgagaagtaatagataaaaaatatagaatatcttcAGATCAGTAACGACGTTAAGGCAAATTTGTAATAAACTAAATATGAAAACTTAttcacccttttacccccaaaggtaaggttaaatttcgagcacattttgctatata
The DNA window shown above is from Palaemon carinicauda isolate YSFRI2023 chromosome 37, ASM3689809v2, whole genome shotgun sequence and carries:
- the LOC137629823 gene encoding pro-resilin-like, with amino-acid sequence MALKVFVLAAAIVSVFGDLAPSYHAPAPSYHAPAEGPAQYDFNYAVKDDYSKNDFGHQETRNGYDTKGTYYVQLPDGRLQKVTYYVNGDSGYVAEVSYEGEAYYQQPAQGYQQPAPQVGYA